GGACCCCTTTTATACCCATTTCGTGAGGTAAAACCCTTGGCAGACCCCTTTCTGCTTCCACTTCACGACATTAAAGGCCCGGGGGACCCCTTTTACACCCATTTTATGGGATTAAGGACTGAGGGACCCCTTTTACCCATTTTATGAGGTAAAACCATTGACAGACCCCTTTCTGCTACCATTTTGTGAGGTAAAACCCTTGGCAGCCCcctttctgcttccatttcaTGACATTAAAAGACTGGGGGACCCCTTTTACCCTCATTTTATGGGACTAGGGACTGAGGGACCCCTTTCACACCCATTTTATGAGGTAAAACCCTTGGCAGCCCCCTTTGTGCTTCCACTTCACGACATTAAAGGCCCGGGGGACCCCTTTCACACCCATTTTATGGGGTTATTACCTGCCCCCAGGCAGCGCTGGCAGAGGAGGTGCCCGCAGGAGGTGAGGCAGAAGCCGGCGCCCTCCTGGCGGTAGCAGCGGTTGCAGTGGAACCAGTCCGAGGGGGGGGGCGCCGCCATGGCCCCGGGCAGGGGGCGGGGCTAAAAAGGGCGGGCAGCGCGGGGGCGGGGCCTCAGAAAGGGCGGGAAGGGCTgagggggagggggcggggcctcaAAAGGGCGGGAAGGGCtgaggggggagggggcagggcCTCAAAAGGGCGGGAAGCGCTGAGGAGAAAGGGCAGGAGGCGGCTCAGAGGGACGATAAAAAGGTGAGAAATGATTCAAATTACCATTAAAATGGGGGAGAGGTGTTTAAATTGCCATTAAAAAggttaaaagcttttaaaaatatatttaaatgtggtaaaaaaagtttaaaaaacgGTTAAAAGTatgagaaatgtttaaattacCGTTAAAAAGGCAAGAAACCTTTAAAATTGCCATCAAAGAGTGAGAAATGATTCAAATTGCCATTAAAAAGGGGGAGAGGTGTTTAAAATTAGCATTAAAAGGGTGAGAAActtgtaaaaatgcatttaaatgtggtaaaaaaagtttaattaccGTTAAGAAGCatgagaaacatttaaattaccATAAAAAAGGGTAAGAAACGTCTGAATTACCGTTAAAAAGGTAAGAAACCTTTAAAGTTACCATTAAAAAGGtgagaaacatttaaaactacCATCAAATGGGTGAGAGATGTTTAAAATTACTATTAAAAGggtgaaaagcttttaaaaatacatttaaatgtggtaaaaaaagtttcaaatgcCGTTAAAAAGCATTAGAAACGTTTAAGTTACCGTTACAAAGGTAGGAAACCTATAAAGTCACCATTAAAAAGGtgagaaacatttaaaattactgtCAAAAGGGTGAGAGATGTTTAAAATTACCATTAAAAAGGGGGAGAGGTGTTTAAATTACCATTAAAAGGGTGAGAAActtgtaaaaatacatataaatgtggtaaaaagtgtttaaaatgcCGTTAAAGAGCATGAGAAACGTTTTAATTGCTGTTAAAAAGGTAAGAAACCTTTAGTGAGAAACCTTTAGTTTCCCCTAAAACCCCtcaaaaatccccaaatccctcaAAAGTTCCCCAATAAACCCCACAAAAATCCCATAATACCCAAAACCtcaataaaaactttaaaaaatccccaaatccctcaAAATTTGCCCCTAAAACACCTCAAAAATCCCAGAATCCCCACAAAAACCCAATAAATCCCTCAGAAATCCCTAAATCCCTCAAAATTTGCCCCTAAAACACCTCAAAAATCCCACaatccccccaaaaccccaatAAACCCCTcaaaaaaccccaaatccctcaaATTTTCCCCAATAACGCCCCCAATATCCCACAATCCCTTGGGAACCCCACTAAACCCCAGGGGGGGCGGTGCCTCCCTTTAGCCCCGCCCCCTTCCCGCCCCCTAGTTTGGGCGGAAGTTCCCCTTCCGGACCCGGATGTGGGGCAAGAAAAGCCGGAAGTGTGGCTACATAGCCCGGAAGTGGGTGTTCTAAACCCGGAAGTGAGCACCGGAAGTCCCGCAGAGGACGCGTCCTGACACCTTTGCCCTCTTTGTTTAGTCCCCGCCCCCCTTTGCGGTGACGTCACGtccggccccgcccccccccagcagagGGGCGCGATGGCGGTGCTGGCCGGGAAGGTGGCGCTGGTCACCGCTGCCACCGATGGGTGAGGGCCCGGAATGCCCCCAACAGCCCTAATCCCCCATAATCCCCCATAATCCCCCATAATCCCCCGTAATCCCCCGTAATCCCGCCTCATAGTgaccccataaccccccatAATCCCCCATAGAGACCCCATAGCCCCCCATAGCCCCCCATAGGGACCCCGAAaccaccccataaccccccaCATTGCCCCGTAATACCCCATAACGACCCCATAACAACCCCATAAACCCCCATATGCCCCCCCAGAACCCCAAATATCACCCCATAgtggccccacagccccccataTCACCACATAATGACCCCACATCCCCCTCATATTACCCCATAACCCCCCATAACCACCCCAACCCCCCATAATGACCCCATAATGACCCCACAATGACTCCATATCACCCCACAacccccccataaccccccatatcaccccataaccccccatAATGACCCCCTAacccccccataaccccccctATCACCCCATAACCCCACATATTGCCCCATATTCTCCCCTAACCCCCAATAAtgaccccataacccccccaaacccccccatAATGACCCCATATTGACCCCAGAACCCCCCCATATCACCCCTAACCCCCCACAATGACCCCATAATgaccccataaccccccatATCACCCCCTAACCCCCTCATAACcccccatatcctcccataaTGACCCCATATCCCCCCATATTGACCCCATATCCCCCCATAATGACCCCATATCACCCCCTAaccccccatatccccccataatgaccccataaccccccatatccccccatAATGACCCCACAACCCCCCATATCACCCCACATCCCCCCATAATGACCCCATAATGACCCCATATCACCCCCTAaccccccatatccccccataatgaccccataacccccccatatccccccatAATGACCCCACAACCCCCCATATcaccccataaccccccatAATGACCCCATAATGACCCCATATCCCCCCATAATGACCCCATAtccccccatatcccccccatatcccccccatatccccccatAATGACCCCATATTCCCCCATAATGACCCCGTAtcccccccatatccccccatatccccccataaccccccatAATGACCCCATATTCCCCCATAATGACCCCATAtcccccccatatccccccatAATGACCCCACAACCCCCCATATcaccccataaccccccatAATGACCCCATAtcccccccatatccccccatAATGACCCCACAAGCCCCCATATCCCCCCATTATGACCCCATAtccccccatatccccccacAATGACCCCAtatcccccccacacccccccccacacccccccagGATCGGGctggcggtggcggcggcgctgggggcggcgggggcgcgggTGGTGCTGAGCTCGCGGCGGGCCCCCCGGGTGGAGGCGGCCGTGGGGCAGCTGCGGGGCCGCGGCCTCGAGGCCACCGGGGTCGTCTGCCACGTGGGGCGGCCCCAAGACCGCCAGCGCCTGGTGCAGACGGTCAGCCGGGGGGGTtgtggggtcggggggggggttatggggtggttatggggtcGGGGGtgggtgtggggctgggaggggggcgTGGGGGTGGagatgtggggctgggagggggttATGGGGTCACGGGGAGGGGTTatggggggttatggggtggttttggggtggttatggggtggttatggggtggttatggggccaggggggttatggggtgggTAAGGGGTTGTGGGGtgatgtggggctgggagggagttatggggttggggggggttatggggtggttatggggtcagggggggtgtggggctggagatatggggctgggagggggttATGAGGTCACAgggtggggttttggggtgtttttggggtgtttttggggtggttATGGGGTTATGGGGTAgttatggggctgggggtggttatggggctggaggggtgcTATGGGGTTGGGGTGGTCCCATGGATctctggggtgctggggggctttTTTGGGGTCCTATGGATCTGTGGGGCACCCCATGGCCCTATGGGGCACCCCCCTGATCTATGGGGCACCCCACGGATCTATGGGGCACCGTGGCGATCCCTTGGATCTATGGGGCCCTTTTTGCCCTATGGGTCACCAGGGGGGCCCCATGGATTTATGGGGCACCCCACGGCCCTATGGGGCGCCCCACGGCCCTATGGGGCACCCCCCTGACCTATGGGGCGCCCCACTGATCTATGGGGCAGGCCCTGGACACGTATGGGGGCGTCGACATCCTGGTGTCCAACGCCGCCGTCAACCCCGTGATGGGCAGCGCCCTGGACGCCGAGGAGGAAGCCTGGGAGAAGGTGGCCCCGCCCCCCTTCCTCTAAGCCCCGCCCCCTTTGTGTGACCACGCCCCGTTAGGCCCCGCCCCCCTGCTTTGTAACCACGCCCCTCAGATCTTCCAGGTGAACGTGACGGCGGCGGCCATGCTGGTCAAGCTGGTGGTGCCCCACATGGAGCGCAGGGGGTGAGGGCaaagggggcggggcttggggACAAGGGGGCGGGGCCTGGAGGCGGTCGGGTGACGCCCCATTGGTCTGTCGCGCAGGGGCGGGGCCATCGTGCTGGTGTCCTCGTTGGCCGGGTACATGCCCTTCCCGGTGAGTGGGGCGGGGCTTGAGGGAGGGGGCGGAGCTTAGGGGAGGGGCTtatggggagggggaggggctTACGGGAAGGGGAGGGGCTTAGGGGGTGGGGatggatgatgatgatgatgatgacgatGACGATGATGACGATGACATGACGACGACGATGATgatgaggatgaagatgaagatgatgaagatgatgatgaagatgatgataaCGACGCGATGATgaggatgaagatgatgaagatgatgacAGTGACgtgaggatgaggatgaagatgaagatgaagacaGTGACATGATGACGAAGATGAAGATGGTGATGTGATGATgaggatgaagatgatgaagatgaaAATGATAATGACAcgatgatgaagatgatgacgatgatgatgatgaagattAAGATGATGTGATgaggatgaagatgatgatgtgatgatgatgatgaagatgatgatgacaATGACGTGAtgatgaggaagatgaagatgacGATAACAtgatgacgaagatgatgatgatgaagatgatgaggATGAAAGTGATGATGATGAAggtgatgaagatgatgatgtgatgaagatgaaaatgatgatgacgaagatgatgaagatgatgtGATGATGATGAAGGTGACGATgtgatgatgaagatgatgacAACGATGAAGATGACGAtgatgaggaagatgaagatgatgatgatgaagatgaaaaagacgatgatgatgaaaaaaatgatgacGATGACGATGACAATGACAAAATGATGACAATCATTATGGGATGGCCATTAGGGGATGGGAATAATAATTATGGGATGGTGATAATTAATTACGGGATGCCGATAATTAATTATGGGACGTAATTATGGGATGGACGGCGACGGAATAACGACGACGATGACAACGATTAGGATGACAATGACAAAATGGTGATGATAATTACGGAATAGCAATTATGGGATGGCAATAATTAACTATGGGATGTCTATAATTAATTACGGGACGTTGATAATTAATTACGGgctgttaattaattaattacgGGCTGTAATTATGGGACGGACGGCGACTACGGGACGGCGCCGACACCGCTAACACCCCCCACGACCCCGACAACCCCGACGCTAATTACGGGCTAATTACCATAACGGGCTAACTGTTGATGACGTGACGATGACGTCACGCTGACGTCACGCTGACGTCACCGCGCAGGCGCTGGGCCCCTACAGCGTGAGCAAGGCggcgctgctggggctgctgaaggCGCTGGCCCCGGAGCTGCGGCCCCGCGGCGTCCGCATCAACGCCGTCGCCCCCGGCCTCGTCCGGACGCGCTTCAGCGCCGCGgtgagggggcggggcctgagggagggggcggggcctggtGGGGGCGTGGCCGGAGGGGGCGTGGTCTGAGGGGGAGGGGCTTAGATCCTGTAGTGGTTTGTTGGGGTGGGGGTTATCAGGGGGTGGGTTATTGGGGGGTGTTTTTTGGGGTGTGGCCTAATGAAGGGGGCGTGGCCTATCGGGGGCGTGGCTTAAAGGGGGCGTGGTCTGATGGGTGTGGTCCTAGTGGGCGGGGCTTAAATGGTGTAATGGGTTATTGGGGGGtggtttttttgggggtttGGCCTAATGAGGGGGTGTGTGTGGCCTAAAGGGGGCGTGGCCTAATGGGGAGTGTCTTCAAGGGGGCGTGGTCTGAGGGTTGTGGTCTGAGTGGGAGGGGCTTAAATGGTGTAATGGGTTATTGGGTGTTGGTTATTGGAGTGTGACCTAATGAAAGAGGTGTGGCCTAATGGGGGCGTGGCTTGACTGGGGTGGAGCCTGAAGGGGTATGGCTAAATGGGCGTGGTTTAAGGAGTGGGAGGGGCTTGGTGGTGGGCGTGGCTTGGTCTCAGGTGGGGAATATAAgggtgggaagggaaatggGTGGAGCCTACAGGGTGGGCGGGGGTAGTGGGCGTGGCCTAACGATAACGGGCGTGGCCTAACGGTGGTGGGCGTGGCCATGACGTCACCGTTTTGCCTCACAGCTGTGGGAGGACGAGGAGCGCTGCCAGGCGGTGATGAGCAAAATGGGCATCGACAGGTGGGCGGGGCCAAACCCAAGGGGGCGTGGCCAAGACCCCAAGGGGGCGTGGTTAACCCCAGCCACGCCCCCTTttgcccctcccctcccccaggCTGGGGACGCCGTCGGACGTGGCCTCGGTGGTGACCTTCCTGTGCTCGCCCGCCGCCTCCTACGTGGTCGGGGAGACCGTGGTGGTGGCCGGGGGCGCCCCCTCCCGCCTCTAGGGGGGCTTTGGGGGCGTTTCGGGCGGTTTTGGGGCCATTTCGGGTGGATTCGGGGCGTTTCGCCGCCAATAAAACCCCCTCTGATTGGCTTGGAGGCTCGGGGACAAGATGGCGGCCCCCATGGGGCACTGTGGGGGCCGCCAttttgtgtgtggggggggaggaggtgaggaggggCAAGATGGCGGCACCCAGTGGGGGCAGCCATCTTGGGGCCTACCCATTGGTGTCAATGGGGGTGGGCAGCCATCTTGTCCCCATGGGGGCAGCCATCTTGGGGCTGTCGCCATAGCAACGGTGAGGGCTGGGCGGCCATTTTGGGACCTGGCAGCCCTCTTGGTGCTGTTGCTGTGGCAACCCTGAGGGCGTGGCAGCCATGTTGGAAGCTGGCAGCCATCTTAGCGCCTGGCAGTCATTGTTTGACTATCACCATGGCAACCCTGAAGGCCTGGCAGCCATATTGGAACCTGGCAGGCATCTTAGGGCCATCCCCATGGCAACCCTGATGCCCTGGCAGCCATCTTGGCTCCTGGCAGCCATCCTTTCCCCATCAGCA
Above is a genomic segment from Aythya fuligula isolate bAytFul2 unplaced genomic scaffold, bAytFul2.pri scaffold_54_arrow_ctg1, whole genome shotgun sequence containing:
- the LOC116501635 gene encoding dehydrogenase/reductase SDR family member 4-like codes for the protein MGQALDTYGGVDILVSNAAVNPVMGSALDAEEEAWEKIFQVNVTAAAMLVKLVVPHMERRGGGAIVLVSSLAGYMPFPALGPYSVSKAALLGLLKALAPELRPRGVRINAVAPGLVRTRFSAALWEDEERCQAVMSKMGIDRLGTPSDVASVVTFLCSPAASYVVGETVVVAGGAPSRL